A window of the Radiobacillus deserti genome harbors these coding sequences:
- a CDS encoding segregation/condensation protein A, with the protein MDQSYLVKIDNFEGPLDLLLHLINQYEIDIYDIPVAEITKQYMNYIHTMQQLELNIASEYLVMAATLLAIKSQLLLPNQELEAEDDEYQEDPREELMRRLIEYRRFKEAADQLRDRESESNQIFTRPPKVFDEMTERPPVVRGELSIYDMIAAMSKVFERKKWQQPMDTTIQRAEIPISQRMEEVMDMVRKSAGGVRFTSLFPHPTRSHIVVTFIAILELMKVKEIYCVQENHFDELIVYQMGEV; encoded by the coding sequence ATGGATCAGTCCTACCTTGTTAAAATAGACAATTTTGAAGGACCACTAGATTTATTGTTGCATTTAATTAATCAATATGAAATTGATATATATGATATTCCAGTAGCAGAAATTACAAAGCAATATATGAACTACATTCATACAATGCAGCAGCTAGAGTTAAATATTGCAAGTGAATACTTAGTGATGGCTGCAACTTTACTAGCGATTAAAAGCCAACTGCTATTACCGAATCAAGAGTTGGAAGCGGAAGATGATGAGTATCAGGAGGACCCTCGAGAGGAATTAATGCGTCGTCTTATTGAATATCGACGTTTTAAGGAAGCGGCTGACCAATTAAGGGACAGAGAAAGCGAATCCAATCAAATTTTTACGAGACCACCAAAAGTATTTGACGAAATGACGGAGCGTCCTCCAGTAGTTCGTGGAGAGCTTTCTATTTATGATATGATCGCTGCAATGTCGAAGGTGTTTGAACGAAAAAAATGGCAGCAGCCGATGGATACGACCATTCAAAGAGCGGAGATTCCAATATCGCAAAGAATGGAAGAGGTGATGGATATGGTAAGAAAAAGTGCTGGTGGTGTTCGTTTTACAAGTCTTTTTCCACATCCAACTCGTTCTCATATAGTCGTCACATTTATCGCAATTTTAGAACTAATGAAGGTAAAAGAAATCTATTGCGTGCAAGAAAATCATTTTGATGAATTAATAGTGTATCAAATGGGGGAAGTATAA
- a CDS encoding GNAT family N-acetyltransferase has translation MLIRYKKSLEKIAMGLLSFMPEEKEVKKLQHTMKEYETNEAWHLYLWKEDDILGAIGIELQSNQKVLVQHITVNPSYRGMGIGKKMLEEIQSIYEGQEVISNDSTKAFLAKLKKPEDT, from the coding sequence ATGTTAATTAGGTATAAAAAAAGTTTAGAAAAAATAGCTATGGGACTTTTGTCTTTTATGCCTGAAGAAAAAGAAGTGAAAAAGCTACAACATACAATGAAAGAATATGAAACGAACGAGGCCTGGCATTTGTATTTATGGAAGGAAGACGATATATTAGGAGCAATTGGCATCGAGCTTCAGTCCAATCAAAAAGTACTCGTTCAACATATAACCGTGAACCCTTCCTATCGAGGTATGGGGATTGGGAAAAAGATGCTTGAAGAAATTCAAAGCATCTATGAGGGCCAAGAAGTAATTTCAAATGATTCTACAAAAGCTTTTCTTGCAAAGCTGAAAAAGCCTGAAGATACATAA
- a CDS encoding site-2 protease family protein produces the protein MVNILLFVLIIGPISILLHELGHCFAAFLCKADDIELTIGRGRSLVSVKKGKLRVNIKQYFFLGGYSNYQKMDSFHPTEMAVISFAGPFFNLLIFFSTCSVEHPAIQLGSLFNLWLCIINLIPFNIAMQQSDGYKVIVNFWNSVR, from the coding sequence ATGGTTAATATACTCTTATTCGTCCTCATCATTGGTCCTATAAGTATCTTACTTCATGAACTAGGACATTGTTTTGCCGCATTTCTTTGTAAAGCAGATGATATTGAACTTACAATAGGAAGAGGTAGATCACTAGTTAGCGTGAAAAAAGGGAAGCTGCGTGTGAATATAAAACAGTACTTCTTTCTGGGTGGTTATTCCAATTACCAAAAGATGGATTCATTTCATCCGACCGAAATGGCTGTGATTTCCTTTGCAGGTCCTTTTTTTAACCTTCTTATTTTCTTTAGTACATGTTCCGTAGAACATCCAGCTATTCAATTAGGAAGCCTGTTTAATTTGTGGTTGTGCATAATTAATTTAATACCATTTAACATCGCAATGCAGCAGTCTGATGGGTATAAAGTAATAGTAAATTTTTGGAATTCAGTTCGATAA